The Actinosynnema mirum DSM 43827 genomic interval TGGGGGCACTCGCCGTGGCCCGGCGGCGGCAAGGTCGTGTGGGCGGTGCTGGGGCGCTGACGGCGGGCGCGGTCGGGCGGCGCGCACCGCTCGCGCTCAGGACGCCTCGGACGACAGCGGCGTGATCGTGAAGAACCGGTGCAGCCCGGTCAGCGCCAGCGGGCGCAGCACCGGGCAGCCCGCCAGCAGCTCCAGCCGCGCCCCGCGCGCCTCGCACGCCGCCCGCAGCTCCAGCAGCGCGTTGATCCCCGACGCGGGCAGCAGACCCACCCCGCCCAGGTCCAGCACCATCCGCCCGCCCGAGGGCGGCAGCCGGTCGCGGGCGTAGTCGCGGAACGTGGGCGCCGTGGCGATGTCCAGCTCGCCCACGACCCTGACCAGCACCGAGTCCGGCTGGCTCGTGGTCGCGGACAGCTCGACCGAATCACTCATGGGGACACCTCGGCAACCTGATCGTGCGACTACGACGAGGCTGTTCGCTCAACCAGAGGCACACCCTAGGGGGTGCGGTCCGGTGATCGCCAAACGGACCGGGACCGCACCCCGCGCGCCGGGGCTCAGCCCTCGACGCGCCTGATCACGCTGATCGGGCCGATCGAGTCGATGTCCGCGATCTTCACCGGAACGCCCTCGGTGGACGCGTGCACCGCGCGCACCCCGTCGACCGCCATCGCCACGTGCGACTGGCTGGAGTAGTAGACGATGATGTCGCCCGCCTTGACCTCGCTGCGCGACACCGAACGACCCACGGTGGCCTGGCCGTAGCTGGTGCGCGGCACGGACACGCCCGCCTGGCGGTACGCGGCCTGGATCAGGCTGGAGCAGTCCCAGGAGTTCGGGCCGTTCGAGCCGTACACGTACGGCTTGCCGCGCTGCGCCAGCGCGAACGACAGCGCCGTCCCGGCCGTGCCCGCGGGCACGGTCACGGTGCTGGTGTCGCCGATGCTGGCCAGCGTGGTCCTCTGCGCGGCGCTGAGCGAGCGGTACTGCTCGCGGGCCTCGCCGACCTGCTTGTCCAGGTCGTTCTTGCGGTTCGAGATGTCCTCGGCGGCCTTGCGGGCGCCCTCGGTGGCCTCGCTGGCGCGCTTCTGCGCGTCGTCCGCCTGCACGACGGCGTCGGACAGGCCCCGGATCGACTCCGAGTTCGCGGACGCCAGCACCTCCAGCGCGGTCGCGCGGTTGAGGAAGTCCTGCTGCGAGTCGCTGACCAGCAGCGCGGACAGCTGGTTGAACCGGGCGCCCTCGAACGAGGCCTCGGTCAGCGCGTCCACGTCGCCGCGGTGCGACTCCTCGGCGCTCCTGGCGTTCTGCAGGTCGCCGTTGGCCTTGTCCAGGTCGCCCTGCTTGGCCTTCAGGTCCTCCTGGGCCTTGAGGTGCTCGTCGTTCAGCCGCCCGGCCTCGGTGGAGAGGTCGTTGTACTTCTTGAGCGCGTCCTCGGTGCTGCTGGGCTGCGCGGAGGCCTGGGTCAGCGGCAGGCCGGTGACCAGAACGGCGGCGGCGGTCGTCGCCAGTGCCGCGCGGATGGTGCGCTGTGCGGGTCGTGACGCCACGTTCGAGCGTTCCTCTCTCAGCCTGCATGTCACCCGAATGGGTTAAAGCTCTAGGTCTCGGTCAGGTTACGGACCGGACCGGCCTGCGTCTACAGGGGGTTGGCTGTCGGGAACCTGTCACTCTTCGGCACCGAAGTCACCTGGCGGAAGGGTGACGCCGCCTGCCTGGGGGTTTCCGGTGATTCCACTGCGTGGTCGCCACTGCGGGCCGGTGAACGGTGGGTCTGGTCACGCCACCGCCGCCACCGTGGCCGCGTGCCGACGCCCGTGGACCAGCACCCGACGCCCGCCGAGCCCGAGCTGACGCCCGTGGAGCGACAACTGGTCGACCACGTCGCGCGCGGCGAGGTGCTGGACCTGACCGGCCCCCGGCCGGTCGAGGGCTGGGAGCGGCGGTCCTGGGAGGGGCGCGCGGTCTCCGCGCGGGTCATCCGCGACCTCGTCCTCGGCAGGCTCGCGCCCACCCCCGACCCGCACGGCCTGCGGCTGCACGGCGCGCGCGTCACCGGCAGGCTCGAC includes:
- a CDS encoding STAS domain-containing protein, whose product is MSDSVELSATTSQPDSVLVRVVGELDIATAPTFRDYARDRLPPSGGRMVLDLGGVGLLPASGINALLELRAACEARGARLELLAGCPVLRPLALTGLHRFFTITPLSSEAS
- a CDS encoding C40 family peptidase, encoding MASRPAQRTIRAALATTAAAVLVTGLPLTQASAQPSSTEDALKKYNDLSTEAGRLNDEHLKAQEDLKAKQGDLDKANGDLQNARSAEESHRGDVDALTEASFEGARFNQLSALLVSDSQQDFLNRATALEVLASANSESIRGLSDAVVQADDAQKRASEATEGARKAAEDISNRKNDLDKQVGEAREQYRSLSAAQRTTLASIGDTSTVTVPAGTAGTALSFALAQRGKPYVYGSNGPNSWDCSSLIQAAYRQAGVSVPRTSYGQATVGRSVSRSEVKAGDIIVYYSSQSHVAMAVDGVRAVHASTEGVPVKIADIDSIGPISVIRRVEG